In Saccharospirillaceae bacterium, the genomic window TTCACGCTGAAAGGAGCATGATTCATGGGCTTGCCTCGGTTTACCATTTCAATTCCTTTTAATGTAGCTGAAACAACCCGGCCACTTGGATTATGAAACTCTAGCTGAGCCCCATTGCCGATTACAGGCTCGAAAGTGTAGGGAATGCCAGGAACAATGACACAACCCCTGCTACTTATCTCAAAAACGTCCTCTACCTCTTCGATAAATTTCATGGCCTACCTCGAAACATAACAGCTTATTCATGTGCGTGCCTGATATTCTGGCGAGCGTCTTTCGAACTTAGTCATGTAACTAACTGATTTCATTTAGAAACCTTCCTTAGCAAGATCATTCCCTTCCAGAAAAGCGTGCGTGCACACTATTTTGGCTGCGACGCGCCTACTATCTTGTAAACCACGTACGTAAGCCACTGATTTCTTTAGTGTTTAAAATATCACCGGAGAGGAATACGGGCAAGCCTGAAAGCAAAGTGTGGCTGCTTTAAGGCCTTTTCGTGAATCATACTGGTTATAATGACAGTGTGTCTTTACCTGGTAGATATTGGTCGATATGGCCACTAAAGAGCCATAAAAAAGCCGCTGATAACCGGTATCCTATCCAGTTTTTCAGCGGCTTTTTAACCTTAGATTGATTGCGATTAAGCCTGCTTAGCAGTCGCTTTCTCTGCTCGCATTTTTTCAACCAAACCATTCGCCTGTTTACAGGCCATTCCATACACAGACAACTGAGGGTTAGCACCAATACTGGTTGGGAAGGCTGAGCCATCAAACACCCACAGGTTATCCAGGTAGTGGTATTTGCCTTCAGAATTGACCACGCAGGTTTCCAGATCTTCTCCCATACATAAGCCACCCATTACGTGAGCGGAGCCAGCAGTAAAGGCGTTAAGGCGAAATTCTAACTTGGGAATGCCTTCTTTGGCTTCTTCCCAGCTGGTGTACCACGGTGAATCGAGATGAGAAGCGCGAACGGCTTTCGCTCCGGCAGCAAACTCAATTTCTGCCATTTTCAGGAAGGCACGTTGGAAGCCATCCCACAAATAGTCGTTTACTTCGTAATTAACCACGGGGGAGCCGTCAGAAGCCAGTTCAATTTCACCACCCTGGCTTTCTTCGTTAAAGCCATCGCGCAGCAGTGCAATCATGGAGTGGGTATTTGGCAGGTCCTGCATGTCTTCAAAGTGGCGCGCACCGTGACCCAACATCAGTACAGAAACCAGGCCCGGTTGCAGTGGTGGTACTTCTAATTTGTAGCCCACCGGGCCATCAACGGTTTCCCATTGGTATTCGTCGGAATAGATTGATTGCGGCGCACCGTAATATGGGTCGATGGTTTTATCGAATTTCGCAAAGTTAAATGCCACCGGATGCAGGAAGGTACGTTTACCAACGCGCTTTTTCGGATCTGGCGCGTTGGAGCGCATTAACAGTGCCGGGCCATTAATACCGCCACAGGCCATAATCACGTGCGGAGCGCGGGCAATTAATTTAGAGCCAGTCGGATTTTTATCGTTACCCAGTGCGGTAATCTCTACACCGGCAACCTTTTTACCGTCGAATAATAATTTTTCAGCGCGGGCGGAGTAGACCAGTTCCGATTCATTTTTTAACGCACCAGGGATAGTGGTAACCAGCATCGATTGTTTGGCGTTGGTTGGACAACCGGTACCGCAATAACCCAGATTCCAGCAGCCTGCTACGTTACGTGGAATGACTTTCCAAT contains:
- a CDS encoding GMC family oxidoreductase, giving the protein MTERTPPIPMVAGISDPMLEGIADGWKVHDAADLQDGSLLEADVIIIGTGAGGGTSAEIIAEAGFKVLMLEEGPLRSTNDFKMDEREAYRDLYQESAGRMTKDGAMSILQGRCVGGTTVINWTSSFRTPDETLNFWGEKFATQGFSPEEMAPWFERMEKRLNVSDWQVPPNPNNAVLSEGATKLGVDWKVIPRNVAGCWNLGYCGTGCPTNAKQSMLVTTIPGALKNESELVYSARAEKLLFDGKKVAGVEITALGNDKNPTGSKLIARAPHVIMACGGINGPALLMRSNAPDPKKRVGKRTFLHPVAFNFAKFDKTIDPYYGAPQSIYSDEYQWETVDGPVGYKLEVPPLQPGLVSVLMLGHGARHFEDMQDLPNTHSMIALLRDGFNEESQGGEIELASDGSPVVNYEVNDYLWDGFQRAFLKMAEIEFAAGAKAVRASHLDSPWYTSWEEAKEGIPKLEFRLNAFTAGSAHVMGGLCMGEDLETCVVNSEGKYHYLDNLWVFDGSAFPTSIGANPQLSVYGMACKQANGLVEKMRAEKATAKQA